The Streptomyces sp. NBC_01317 genomic interval CGGAGGTCGAGGCCGGCGAGGACAACCTCGTCCGGCAGTTCGCCGATCTTGACACACGCGGGGACGAACTGCCCCTGCTCTTCATCCGCGTCCGTGAACCGGAGCAGATTCCGGACCTCGTGGCGCGGATCGGACCCGCCGCCGGGCTGCTGTCCGGATTTGTACTCCCCAAGTTCACCGCCGAACGCGGCACCCCCTTCCTGGAAGCGATCACCGATACCGAGGAGCGCACCGGCCACCGGCTCTTCGCCATGCCCGTCCTCGAATCGCCCGAGCTGCTCCATCTGGAGACCAGGACCGAGACGCTCACCGGCATCGCGGGGGTCGTCGACAAGTACCGCGAGCGGGTCCTGGCACTGCGCCTGGGCGTCACCGACTTCTGCTCGGCGTACGGCCTCCGGCGCTCGCCCGACATGACGGCGTACGACGTACGGATCGTCGCCGGGATCATCGAGGACGTCGTGAACGTCCTGGGCCGCGCGGACGGTACGGGCTTCACGGTCACCGGCCCCGTCTGGGAGTACTTCAGGACGCAGGAGCGCATGTTCAAGCCCCAGCTGCGCCGCAGCCCCTTCCAGGAGGGGCGCGCCGAGGAGCTGCGTACGGCCCTGATCGAGCACGACCTGGACGGGCTGCTGCGCGAGATCGAGCTGGACCGGGCCAACGGGCTCCAGGGCAAGACCTGCATCCATCCCTCGCACGTCCTGCCCGTGCACGCGCTGTCGGTCGTCAGTCACGAGGAGTTCTCGGACGCGCAGGACATCCTGCGGCCCGAGCGGGGCGGGGGCGGTGTGCTGAGGTCGGCGTACACGAACAAGATGAACGAGGTGAAGCCCCACCGCGCGTGGGCCGAACGCACCCTCCAGCGCGCCGAGGTCTTCGGTGTCGCGCGCGAGGACGTCGGCTTCGTGGAGCTGCTCACCGCCGGCCTCGCGGAGTGAGCGAAGCGCCGGAATCCACAGGGCCGGAATCCACAGGGCCGGAATCCACAGGGAAGGAAGCGATCCCCGGAATGGTGTGGTCGGGTACATGGGTCGCCGAACGGCTGGGAGTCGAACTCGCGGGTGGTGTCGCGGACGATCCCGCCGGCGCTGAGAACCTGCGGGATCTGCTCGGTCTGGCCCTGCGGCGCAACCCCAAACGGGCGCACCTCCTTGTCTCGAACGTCCTAGGCAAACACGTGCCGCAGCACCCCGGACTCGTATACGGCACGGGTGTCGCCCTCGGCGAGCGGGTCCGTACGCTCCTCGGCCCCGACGTCGCCCGCGCGCTGGTGCTCGGGTACGCGGAGACCGCGACCGGTCTCGGTCACGCGGTCGCGGACGGGGTGCGGGACGCGCCGTATCTGCACTCCACCCGACGTCCTGTGCCGGGTGTCGCGCGGGCGGGCGGCTTCGAGGAGTCGCATTCGCACGCGACCTCGCACCTGCTGCTGCCGGAGGACCCCGAGGCGTTCGCCGGGGACGGTCCGCTGGTGCTGGTGGACGACGAGTTCTCGACCGGGAACACCGTCCTGAACACCATCAGGGCCCTCCACGAGCGCTATCCCCGCTCCTGGTACGTGATCGTGGCCCTGGTCGACATGCGCTCGGCGGCGGACCAGGGGCGGCTGGCGGAGTTCGCGGGGGAGATCGGGGCGCGGGTCGACCTGATAGCCCTCGCCTCGGGCACGGTGGTGCTGCCGGAGGGCGTGCTGGAGAAGGGGCAGGCGCTGGTGGCGGAGCACGAGGCGGAGGTGCGGGCTGCGGCTGCGGCCCTCGGGTCCGCCGCCGGTGACTCTCGCGCCGCCTCCGGTGCCGGTACGCCGGGCCGCCCGGTGACCCGGGTCGATCTCGGCTGGCCCGAAGGGCTGCCCGACGGCGGCCGGCACGGCTTCACCCCCGCCCACCGCGCCCGGCTGGAATCCGCCCTCCCCGGCATGGCGGCCACCCTCGCCGCCGAGCTGGGCGGCGCCAGGAACGTGCTCGTCCTGGGCTTCGAGGAGCTGATGTACGTGCCGCTGCGGCTGGCCCAGGAGCTGGAGCGGACCCTGCCCGCCCCCGCCGAGGTGCGGTATTCAACGACCACCCGCTCGCCCGTCCTGGCCGTGGACGACCCCGGGTACGCGATACGGACCCGGCTGGTCTTCCCCGCGCACGACACCGCTGCCTTCCCGGCCAACGAGGCAGGCGAGGGCGCCGACGGGCGCGGCGACCGGTACGCGTACAACGTCGCGGGCGGCGGCTTCGACGCCGTGGTCGCGGTGGTCGACTCCCTGGCCGACTCCGCCGAACTGCACGGCCCCGGCGGCCTGTTGGCCCGCCTCGCGGCGCACGTCCCGCGTGTGGTGCTGGCCGTGGTCCCTACGTACCTTCCCGTGCCCGCGTACGTCGCTCCGCCCCCGTACGTCCCCCCACCCGTGAACCACCCCGAACGGCAGGAACGCCCCATGCTGCCCGAACCCCTGCGTGGCCCCGCCTTCTCCTCGTACGCGGCCGACGAGGTCGGCTGGCTCCTCCAGGACCTGTCCGACGTGGAGTTGGAGGCCCCCACGGAGGAGCGGGAGGAGGCGATACAGAGCGGTGGCGCGCACTACGCCGAGTCCCTCCCCGTCGAGTACCAGCCCAGCGACCAGTACCAGGAGCTGTTCAAGGCCGCCCTGGAGACCTCGGCCGCCCGGATCGCCCGCGCCGTCGGCACGGTGACGGAGACCGTCCTCGCCGAGCGCTCGCCGCGCCCCGTCCTGGTCTCCCTGGCCCGCGCGGGCACCCCCGTCGGCGTCCTGATGCGCCGCTGGGCCCAGCACCGGCACGGCCTGGACCTGCCGCACTACGCGGTGTCCATCGTGCGCGGCCGGGGCATCGACGCCAACGCCGTCCGCTGGCTGGCCGCCCACCACGACCCGGCCGACGTTGTGTTCGTCGACGGCTGGACCGGCAAGGGCGCCATCACGCGCGAACTGGTAGACGCGCTGGGCGCGTTCGAGGGCTTCGACCCCGAGATCGCCGTCCTCGCGGACCCGGGCGGGTGCGTACGGACGTACGGCACCCGGGAGGACTTCCTCATCCCCTCCGCGTGCCTCAACTCGACGGTCTCCGGCCTGATTTCCCGTACGGTCCTCCGCTCCGACCTGGTCGGCCCGGACGACTTCCACGGCGCGAAGTACTACCGCGAACTCGCCGGCGCCGACGTCTCCGGGTTCTTCCTGGACAGCGTCGCGGCCCGCTTCGACGAGGTCGTGCCCGCCGTGGACGCGGAGGTCAAGGAACTGCTCTCGGCGGACCGCGCCCCCACCTGGGAGGGCTGGGCGGCCGTCGAGCGCATCAGCGAGGAGTACGGCATCCACGACGTGAACCTGGTGAAGCCTGGCGTCGGGGAGACAACCCGGGTGCTGCTGCGCCGCGTTCCCTGGAAGATCCTGGCCAGGACCGGCGCGGGGGCGGACCTCCACCATGTCCGGCTGCTCGCCGAGCAGCGCGGGGTGCCGGTGGAGGAGGTGGAGGGGCTGCCGTACACCTGTGTCGGTCTGATCCACCCGCACTTCACGCGGGGCGCGACGGGTGCGGACGGCAAGGCGGTGGCGGCGCGGTGAACGCCCCGGTGACGTCCCCCGTGGTGAACTCGCCCGGCAACGCGACCACGTTGGTCGCCAGCGACCTCGACAGGACCCTGATCTACTCGACCGGGGCCCTCCAGCTCATGATGCCCGACGCGCTGGCTCCCCGGCTGCTGTGCGTCGAGGTCTACGGGAGCAAGCCGCTGTCGTACATGACGGAGACGGCCGCCGGGCTGCTGGACCAACTGGCCCGTACGACCGTGTTCGTACCGACCACGACCCGTACTCGCGAGCAGTACGGCCGGGTCCAACTGCCGGGACCCGCACCGAGGTTCGCCATCTGCGCCAACGGAGGGCATCTCTTGGTCGACGGGGTGTCCGACCCCGACTGGCAGGCGCGGGTCGCGGGCCGGCTCGCCGACGAGTGCGCGTCCCTGGCCGAGGTGCGCGCGCATCTCCTCGCCGTGTCCGATCCCGCCTGGCTCCTCAAGGAGCGTGTCGCGGAAGACCTGTTCGCCTATCTCGTCGTGGACCGGACGCTGCTGCCGGAGGGCTGGGTGAAGGCGCTGGCGGAGTGGGCCGGGCCGCGCGGCTGGTCGGTGTCCCTCCAGGGCCGCAAGATCTACGCCGTACCGCGGCCGCTCACCAAGAGCGCCGCTATGCGCGAGGTGGCGCGCCGTACCGGGGCCGAACTGACCCTGGCGGCGGGGGACTCGCTGCTCGACGCGGACCTGCTGCTGGCGGCCGACCACGGCTGGCGCCCGGGCCACGGCGAACTGGCCGACTCCGGCTGGACGGCCCCGCACGTCGAGAATCTTCCGCAGGCGGGGGTGGCGGCGGGCGAGGAGATCCTCCGCCGCCTGCTCACGGCGGCGGAGGCCGGGCCACGGCCGGTGCTGGACCGGGCGGGCTGAGCGGGCGCCGAGCGGGCACGCCTTAGGTGGTACGGCGCTGGTACGGCTCCCGGCTCCCGCCCTACGGCATCAGGCGCAGCAGCCGCCCCCGCAGCAGCCGCCTCCGCCGCCCGCCGAGGGCGCGGGGGCGTCGCTGCCCTTGGCGGCTCCACCGACGGCCACCGTGGAGAGCAGCTTCACGGTGTCGTCGTGCCCCGCGGGGCACATCGCGGGGGCGGCGGACTGGGACATCGGCCGGCGGAGTTCGAAGGTGTTCCCACAGGAGCGGCAGCGGTACTCGTAGCGAGGCATGCGCCCAGGGTATCGGTGTCAACCCACGCCCACCCGGTTCCGGCCGCCCCTGGCCCGC includes:
- a CDS encoding phosphoribosyltransferase, producing MVWSGTWVAERLGVELAGGVADDPAGAENLRDLLGLALRRNPKRAHLLVSNVLGKHVPQHPGLVYGTGVALGERVRTLLGPDVARALVLGYAETATGLGHAVADGVRDAPYLHSTRRPVPGVARAGGFEESHSHATSHLLLPEDPEAFAGDGPLVLVDDEFSTGNTVLNTIRALHERYPRSWYVIVALVDMRSAADQGRLAEFAGEIGARVDLIALASGTVVLPEGVLEKGQALVAEHEAEVRAAAAALGSAAGDSRAASGAGTPGRPVTRVDLGWPEGLPDGGRHGFTPAHRARLESALPGMAATLAAELGGARNVLVLGFEELMYVPLRLAQELERTLPAPAEVRYSTTTRSPVLAVDDPGYAIRTRLVFPAHDTAAFPANEAGEGADGRGDRYAYNVAGGGFDAVVAVVDSLADSAELHGPGGLLARLAAHVPRVVLAVVPTYLPVPAYVAPPPYVPPPVNHPERQERPMLPEPLRGPAFSSYAADEVGWLLQDLSDVELEAPTEEREEAIQSGGAHYAESLPVEYQPSDQYQELFKAALETSAARIARAVGTVTETVLAERSPRPVLVSLARAGTPVGVLMRRWAQHRHGLDLPHYAVSIVRGRGIDANAVRWLAAHHDPADVVFVDGWTGKGAITRELVDALGAFEGFDPEIAVLADPGGCVRTYGTREDFLIPSACLNSTVSGLISRTVLRSDLVGPDDFHGAKYYRELAGADVSGFFLDSVAARFDEVVPAVDAEVKELLSADRAPTWEGWAAVERISEEYGIHDVNLVKPGVGETTRVLLRRVPWKILARTGAGADLHHVRLLAEQRGVPVEEVEGLPYTCVGLIHPHFTRGATGADGKAVAAR
- a CDS encoding FmdB family zinc ribbon protein, which encodes MPRYEYRCRSCGNTFELRRPMSQSAAPAMCPAGHDDTVKLLSTVAVGGAAKGSDAPAPSAGGGGGCCGGGCCA
- a CDS encoding HAD family hydrolase; this translates as MMPDALAPRLLCVEVYGSKPLSYMTETAAGLLDQLARTTVFVPTTTRTREQYGRVQLPGPAPRFAICANGGHLLVDGVSDPDWQARVAGRLADECASLAEVRAHLLAVSDPAWLLKERVAEDLFAYLVVDRTLLPEGWVKALAEWAGPRGWSVSLQGRKIYAVPRPLTKSAAMREVARRTGAELTLAAGDSLLDADLLLAADHGWRPGHGELADSGWTAPHVENLPQAGVAAGEEILRRLLTAAEAGPRPVLDRAG
- a CDS encoding HpcH/HpaI aldolase/citrate lyase family protein — translated: MRHFGHIPPTAREGLFHQEPCEFTADSPARIMSAALGATLYSPATRPRLADDVIKQHRSGVVSMVLCLEDSIDDSEVEAGEDNLVRQFADLDTRGDELPLLFIRVREPEQIPDLVARIGPAAGLLSGFVLPKFTAERGTPFLEAITDTEERTGHRLFAMPVLESPELLHLETRTETLTGIAGVVDKYRERVLALRLGVTDFCSAYGLRRSPDMTAYDVRIVAGIIEDVVNVLGRADGTGFTVTGPVWEYFRTQERMFKPQLRRSPFQEGRAEELRTALIEHDLDGLLREIELDRANGLQGKTCIHPSHVLPVHALSVVSHEEFSDAQDILRPERGGGGVLRSAYTNKMNEVKPHRAWAERTLQRAEVFGVAREDVGFVELLTAGLAE